The following coding sequences lie in one Hippopotamus amphibius kiboko isolate mHipAmp2 chromosome 17, mHipAmp2.hap2, whole genome shotgun sequence genomic window:
- the SMYD4 gene encoding SET and MYND domain-containing protein 4 isoform X4, protein MGLMQEGIDPLNQGVSHSRPNSEDISLCYANRSAALFHLGQYETCLKDIVRAQTHGYPERLQPKLLLRKAECLVTLGRPHEASQTLSDLESNFAAKPTLTASQFQILQKTFCRLKVKVQGKDHHTETFPAALTRAFKDMELKEENEHISGASSSVSLCTDPLKGRYLVATKDILPGELLVKEDAFVSVLNPGEMPPRHHGLESKWNTRVTSGDLYCHRCLKHTLAPVPCDGCSYAKYCSHECMQEAWHLYHSVECSLGGLLLTLGVFCHIALRSALLARFEDVSKVVNKLCDEITNRDICLPESKNLAQILSYDLGEESEKKGKMVETPIPGCDINGKYENNYNAVFSLLPHTENHSPEHKFVCALSVSALCRQLEAASLQAFTTGLKSSKLKAAEAPVLHPELNTWGAAMLRHMLQLQCNAQAITTIQQTEVALHHKVGKTCQESQANQGSEENLITDSRQVRLATGLFPVVSLLNHSCSPNTSVSFTSTVATVRASQQIRKGQEILHCYGPHKSRMGVAERRQKLRSQYFFDCNCPPCEREKQSPSEGPGQEDFCCHRCRALLQGDDVLSCGSASCTESVSRGHLVSRLQDLRQQVGMAQKLLRNGKLERAIQLLLGCRRDAESFLAAEHSKVGEIEDHLARAYAALGDWKKSATHLQKSLRVVEIRHGPSSVEMGHELFKLAQIFFNGFAVPEALTTIQQAERVLLVHCGPWNDEVQELQKMKSCLLDLPPIPGGPNK, encoded by the exons GGAGTATCGCATTCAAGGCCTAACTCTGAGGACATTTCACTGTGTTACGCCAATCGCTCTGCAGCCCTCTTCCACCTGGGTCAGTATGAA aCATGCCTTAAAGATATCGTCAGAGCACAGACACATGGATATCCAGAAAGATTGCAACCCAAGTTGCTGTTGCGTAAGGCAGAGTGTCTGGTGACACTGGGGAGACCACACGAGGCAAGCCAGACCCTTAGTGATCTTGAAAGTAACTTTGCTGCCAAACCAACTCTCACAGCTTCCCAATTTCAGATTCTGCAGAAAACCTTCTGTCGTCTGAAAGTAAAGGTACAAGGAAAGGACCATCACACAGAAACCTTCCCAGCAGCTCTAACCAGAGCCTTTAAGGATATGGAGCTAAAGGAAGAGAATGAACACATTTCCGGTGCATCATCCTCTGTCAGCTTATGTACAGACCCTTTAAAAGGCCGCTATCTGGTTGCCACAAAAGATATCCTCCCAGGAGAGCTTCTGGTGAAAGAGGATGCTTTTGTGAGTGTCCTTAACCCAGGAGAAATGCCACCACGACATCATGGCCTAGAGAGCAAGTGGAATACCAGGGTTACCAGTGGGGACCTCTACTGTCACCGATGTTTGAAGCACACTTTGGCCCCAGTTCCCTGTGATGGCTGCAGCTATGCCAAGTATTGCAGCCATGAGTGTATGCAGGAGGCCTGGCATCTCTACCATAGTGTAGAGTGTTCTCTAGGTGGGCTGCTTCTCACGCTGGGTGTTTTTTGCCACATTGCCCTGAGGTCAGCTCTTTTAGCTAGATTTGAGGATGTCAGCAAAGTCGTAAATAAGCTCTGTGATGAGATTACTAACAGGGACATCTGTTTACCTGAAAGCAAGAATCTGGCACAAATACTCAGTTATGACCTGGGAGAGGAGAGTGAAAAAAAGGGTAAAATGGTTGAGACCCCGATTCCTGGATGTGATATTAACGGGaagtatgaaaataattataatgctgTCTTCAGCCTTTTACCGCATACCGAAAACCACAGCCCTGAGCACAAATTCGTCTGTGCTCTAAGCGTGTCTGCACTGTGCAGGCAGCTCGAAGCGGCCAGTTTACAGGCCTTCACAACAGGTCTGAAATCATCTAAGCTGAAAGCGGCAGAGGCTCCTGTGTTGCATCCAGAGTTGAATACTTGGGGAGCGGCCATGCTGAGACACATGTTACAGCTACAGTGCAATGCTCAGGCAATAACGACCATACAGCAAACAG AAGTGGCACTACACCACAAAGTGGGCAAGACATGTCAGGAATCACAAGCAAATCAAG GATCTGAAGAGAACCTCATTACGGACAGCAGGCAGGTGCGCCTCGCCACAGGCCTCTTCCCCGTCGTCAGCCTCCTAAACCATTCCTGCAGCCCCAACACCAGCGTGTCCTTCACGAGCACTGTCGCCACCGTTCGGGCATCACAGCAGATTAGAAAAGGGCAGGAGATTCTCCACTGCTACG GGCCTCACAAGAGCAGGATGGGTGTTGCCGAGAGGCGCCAGAAGCTGAGGTCTCAGTATTTCTTTGACTGCAACTGTCCGCCTTGTGAACGTGAGAAGCAGAGCCCCTCGGAGGGGCCCGGGCAGGAAGATTTCTGTTGTCACCGTTGCAGAGCACTCCTGCAG GGAGATGATGTCCTGAGCTGTGGCAGCGCATCTTGTACGGAATCAGTGAGCAGAGGTCACCTAGTCTCTCGGCTACAGGACCTTCGGCAGCAGGTGGGGATGGCCCAGAAGCTTCTCAGAAATGGCAAACTAG AGCGAGCTATTCAGCTGTTGTTGGGGTGCCGGCGTGATGCTGAGAGCTTCCTGGCAGCGGAACACAGCAAGGTGGGAGAAATCGAGGACCACCTGGCCCGGGCCTACGCTGCCTTAG gGGACTGGAAGAAGTCAGCTACCCATCTGCAGAAGAGTCTCCGAGTGGTTGAGATTCGCCACGGGCCGTCCAGTGTTGAGATGGGCCATGAGCTCTTCAAACTGGCCCAAATCTTCTTCAATGG